The proteins below are encoded in one region of Metabacillus dongyingensis:
- a CDS encoding helix-turn-helix transcriptional regulator produces MEIGSRIRFYRIQQNKTQEELSRGIISTSYLSKIENNQTTASIEVLDYLCNRLDINLIEEEEIPLMKSLFDWYHDIVHRKHDHLKKRYIDLQKEILSSSDTTAMIYFVLFEFRYLLTEREFAEADSKLKKINLYKDIFEEKMTYYYEKFVGLHHYLQSKYSTALLHLKGAERFLTKHLPFEKWEEADLYYSIALTLSQLRKAALVIQYTHFALNIYQSRYDLMRCAECQILLGINYLRCEEHTRSEESYLLARKIAEQLNDKSLLGMIYHNMGYLSSITKKYEQAIDRYNEALQFKDKNESLSTIFSILYAYYQLENKEEAGKWIIEGKHILENNPNQEYHYHFKIYEYLLQDNLSSEFEYFMMEVVIPYFIEHEKQQYIIEYSELMASYFEDRHKYKSAVQYYQIVCSALKKTYAN; encoded by the coding sequence ATGGAAATAGGAAGTCGAATAAGGTTCTATCGCATTCAGCAAAATAAGACGCAGGAGGAACTTTCACGAGGCATCATTTCCACTTCTTACTTATCGAAAATCGAAAACAATCAGACGACTGCAAGCATCGAAGTCCTTGATTACTTATGCAACAGGCTTGATATCAACCTCATCGAAGAAGAAGAAATTCCTCTGATGAAATCCTTATTTGACTGGTATCATGATATCGTTCACCGCAAGCACGATCATCTGAAAAAAAGGTACATTGACCTGCAGAAAGAAATCCTTTCATCAAGCGATACAACGGCCATGATCTACTTTGTTCTGTTTGAATTCAGGTATTTGCTGACAGAAAGAGAGTTTGCAGAAGCGGATTCGAAGCTTAAAAAAATCAATTTGTACAAAGACATCTTTGAAGAAAAGATGACCTACTATTACGAGAAATTTGTCGGCCTTCATCACTATCTTCAAAGCAAATATTCTACAGCGCTTCTGCACCTCAAAGGAGCGGAGCGGTTTTTGACAAAACACCTCCCATTTGAAAAGTGGGAAGAAGCGGATCTCTATTATTCAATTGCCCTGACTCTGAGTCAATTAAGAAAAGCGGCACTGGTTATCCAGTACACTCACTTTGCTTTAAATATATATCAATCAAGATACGATTTAATGAGATGCGCAGAGTGTCAGATTCTGCTTGGGATTAATTATTTGCGGTGTGAGGAGCATACCCGGTCAGAAGAAAGCTATTTGCTGGCAAGGAAGATTGCTGAGCAGCTGAATGATAAAAGTCTGCTTGGAATGATCTATCATAATATGGGGTACCTCAGTTCAATTACAAAAAAATATGAACAGGCAATCGATCGATACAATGAGGCTCTGCAATTTAAAGATAAGAATGAATCGTTAAGCACTATTTTTTCTATCCTGTATGCCTATTATCAATTAGAAAATAAAGAAGAAGCTGGGAAGTGGATAATAGAAGGCAAACACATTTTAGAAAATAACCCTAATCAGGAATATCATTATCATTTTAAAATCTATGAATATTTGCTGCAGGATAATCTATCATCTGAATTTGAATATTTTATGATGGAGGTCGTTATCCCTTACTTTATCGAGCACGAAAAACAGCAGTATATTATCGAGTATTCAGAACTTATGGCATCATACTTCGAAGATCGCCACAAATACAAATCAGCCGTTCAATATTATCAAATCGTTTGTAGCGCTTTGAAAAAAACATATGCAAATTAA
- a CDS encoding S8 family peptidase: MKKWKALSILFAFVLFFSMIFTSPSAEAISGKKDYLIGIKASVKDFKVKANLISSAGGKVKHQYKYMNVVHASLPDHAAAALQKNPNVTFIEEDFEAKATSQTVPYGIPQIKADAVQSSGIRGNGVKVAVLDSGIDSSHEDLNVTGGASFVAAEPNPFIDGNSHGTHVAGTVAALNNTIGVLGVAPDVTLYAVKVLDSSGSGTYSGIAQGIEWAVDNGMDVINMSLGGSQGSTALQQAVDQAYNKGIVVVAAAGNSGSKGKRNTIGYPAKYSSVIAVGAVDSSNNRASFSSVGSELDVMAPGVNTLSTVPGNKYAAFNGTSMASPHVAGAAALILSKYPGMSNIEVINRLKNTAVPLGDPFYYGAGVINVQAAIQ, translated from the coding sequence ATGAAAAAGTGGAAGGCTCTGAGTATTTTATTTGCTTTTGTCCTGTTTTTCTCCATGATTTTCACCTCTCCGTCTGCTGAGGCTATTTCGGGAAAGAAAGATTATTTAATAGGGATTAAAGCATCTGTCAAAGATTTTAAAGTGAAAGCGAATCTAATCTCGAGTGCCGGCGGTAAGGTCAAGCATCAATATAAATATATGAACGTGGTGCACGCCTCTCTGCCGGATCATGCAGCAGCGGCTCTTCAAAAAAATCCGAATGTCACATTTATTGAAGAAGATTTCGAAGCGAAAGCCACCAGCCAGACCGTTCCATACGGTATTCCTCAAATTAAAGCAGATGCTGTTCAATCTTCAGGCATTAGAGGGAACGGTGTAAAAGTTGCTGTACTTGATTCAGGAATTGACTCCTCTCATGAAGATTTGAATGTGACAGGAGGAGCAAGCTTCGTGGCGGCTGAACCGAATCCATTCATAGATGGTAACAGCCATGGAACTCACGTAGCCGGGACTGTTGCTGCATTAAATAATACCATCGGTGTTCTGGGAGTTGCTCCGGATGTCACTCTTTATGCTGTAAAAGTACTTGATTCCTCAGGAAGCGGCACCTATAGCGGAATTGCTCAAGGCATTGAGTGGGCTGTTGACAATGGAATGGATGTTATTAATATGAGTCTTGGCGGCAGCCAGGGTTCTACCGCCCTCCAGCAGGCTGTCGATCAAGCTTATAATAAAGGCATTGTTGTTGTAGCAGCTGCAGGCAACAGCGGGTCAAAAGGCAAGCGGAACACAATCGGCTATCCGGCCAAATACAGTTCTGTTATTGCGGTAGGTGCAGTTGATTCCTCGAACAATCGGGCATCTTTTTCAAGTGTCGGCTCAGAGCTTGACGTCATGGCTCCGGGTGTCAATACATTAAGCACCGTTCCGGGCAATAAATATGCTGCTTTTAATGGTACTTCCATGGCATCGCCGCACGTAGCCGGTGCAGCCGCTTTAATTCTTTCTAAATATCCGGGCATGTCAAATATCGAAGTGATTAACCGCTTAAAAAATACAGCTGTTCCTCTTGGTGATCCATTTTATTATGGTGCCGGAGTCATCAATGTTCAGGCTGCCATTCAATAA